The following are encoded in a window of Primulina eburnea isolate SZY01 chromosome 4, ASM2296580v1, whole genome shotgun sequence genomic DNA:
- the LOC140829252 gene encoding BRAP2 RING ZnF UBP domain-containing protein 2-like isoform X2 — MLEETSTSASAAAVALAEDLFWSKAAGNPPVDVSTPSNAQAFHFSSGNPRIEETRGLMHLYRDAASSLSFSLPAERNPLICVLGVPNHMTYSDFCKFCGSFIQHMLEMRIVRTEGSEDRYSILIRLDDQNSADSFYKHFNHKCFSSLEEETCHVFFTADIQYTGSIEHSQPSTGSSGEQPSCPVCLEKLDQDSGGILTTICNHSFHCSCISRWTDSSCPVCRYCQQQPEKSICYVCQTSDNLWMCVICGFVGCGRYKDGHAVSHWKETQHCYSLELETQRVWDYVGDNYVHRLIQSKTDGKLVELNHHCTHKDDENGDCIGFSDTLPDSEVESIVNEYNELLSSQLENQKNYFESLLQEVEEDTERESSVAVFKALSQNPKLLKLQAKLDKFSEEKKFLDDINDNLLKNQSIWESKIDNIEERERRLLKLKDKKIEELEEQVCQIDYLTDKMFFPSMTCI, encoded by the exons ATGTTGGAAGAGACTTCAACTAGTGCGAGCGCCGCTGCTGTGGCGTTGGCAGAGGATTTGTTCTGGTCTAAAGCCGCCGGAAATCCTCCTGTAGACGTATCCACGCCATCTAATGCGCAGGCTTTCCATTTTTCTTCCGGAAACCCTAGAATCGAAGAAACCAGAGGCCTCATGCATCTGTACCGCGACGCCGCCTCTTCACTGTCTTTCAGCCTTCCT GCGGAACGGAATCCGCTTATTTGTGTTCTAGGGGTGCCTAATCACATGACATATTCCGATTTTTGCAAGTTCTGTGGTTCATTCATTCAGCACATGTTGGAAATGCGAATTGTCAG GACTGAGGGGTCGGAGGATCGCTACAGTATTTTAATCAGGCTAGATGATCAAAATTCAGCTGATTCTTTTTACAAACATTTCAATCACAAATGTTTTTCATCGCTTGAG GAGGAGACCTGCCATGTGTTTTTTACTGCAGATATACAGTATACTGGATCTATTGAGCACTCACAGCCTTCCACAGGAAGCTCTGGAGAACAGCCTTCTTGTCCAGTTTGTCTTG AGAAATTAGACCAAGATTCAGGTGGAATTCTTACTACTATCTGCAATCACTCCTTTCACTGCTCTTGTATTTCTAGATGGACAGATTCTTCTTGCCCG GTATGCCGTTACTGCCAGCAACAGCCTGAGAAATCAATCTGTTATGTTTGTCAAACCTCAGACAACCTCTGGATGTGTGTCATTTGTGGTTTTGTAGGTTGTGGGAG GTACAAGGATGGACATGCTGTAAGCCATTGGAAAGAAACACAGCATTGCTATTCCCTTGAACTGGAAACTCAAAGGGTGTGGGACTATGTTGGAGACAACTATGTTCATCGGTTGATCCAATCTAAAACTGATGGAAAGTTGGTTGAGCTGAACCACCATTGCACACATAAAGATGATGAAAATGGTGATTGCATTGGATTTAGTGACACTCTTCCAGACAGTGAAGTTGAATCT ATAGTGAACGAGTACAATGAGCTTCTTTCTTCTCAACTTGAAAATCAGAAAAAT TATTTCGAGTCTTTACTGCAAGAAGTTGAAGAAGACACTGAAAGAGAATCTTCTGTTGCTGTCTTTAAAGCTTTGAGTCAAAATCCAAAGTTGCTGAAACTACAGGCCAAGCTGGACAAATTCTCTGAAGAAAAGAAATTTCTCGATGAT ATCAATGACAATCTTTTGAAGAACCAGAGCATATGGGAATCAAAGATAGACAATATTGAAGAAAG
- the LOC140830326 gene encoding uncharacterized protein has protein sequence MGISIAKHRLEILKLATKERKASHLVSRLLTAIKPKTSKFSTNFRSWACRDESPLVIMPSLRYKDAKAEKSKWPVVPNKISKSPLLTANGRWPALLPSSIMEKSLNNALQVIERDGEKLSEDYDDFWSCVVEEIKWDSMFQNLKPT, from the coding sequence ATGGGGATTTCCATTGCAAAACATAGGCTAGAAATCCTCAAACTTGctacaaaagaaagaaaagcgTCACATTTAGTGTCCAGGTTACTCACTGCGATCAAGCCCAAAACGTCCAAGttttcaacaaattttcgatcTTGGGCATGTCGTGATGAGTCGCCCCTCGTCATCATGCCTAGTTTAAGATATAAGGATGCTAAGGCCGAGAAAAGCAAGTGGCCGGTTGTGCCTAATAAGATAAGCAAATCTCCACTTTTGACCGCGAATGGAAGATGGCCTGCACTCTTGCCTAGTTCGATAATGGAAAAGTCTCTGAACAATGCTTTGCAAGTTATTGAAAGGGATGGTGAGAAATTGAGTGAAGATTATGATGATTTTTGGTCTTGTGTTGTTGAAGAGATCAAGTGGGATTCAATGTTTCAAAACTTGAAACCAACTTGA
- the LOC140830327 gene encoding uncharacterized protein yields MDWFTWLSKTSLDPSLAYDYAVIFTYNELEEEDILYFNHEFLQSMGIAIAKHRLQILKLARKGRIIHPMLWSIMFAIKKTKNYVFKKVEALTHRNSSSLSLVKVRNNSLRWKVSMLQRNKRSLIRAGMEETRPTRERNESHKFGFGPKNLMIGYKDLHGTDNESSSSIQTPSSTVETKVNPCNSSFSSTLGQSLDGEYWSSSMEENKWDSMFTDLKPT; encoded by the coding sequence ATGGATTGGTTCACTTGGCTATCAAAAACCAGCCTTGATCCATCTCTCGCCTACGACTACGCCGTCATTTTCACATACAACGAGCTCGAAGAAGAAGACATACTCTATTTCAACCATGAATTTCTACAGAGTATGGGCATTGCCATAGCCAAACATCGACTCCAGATTCTCAAGCTAGCCAGAAAAGGAAGAATAATCCATCCAATGCTGTGGTCGATCATGTTCGCCATCAAGAAAACCAAGAACTACGTATTCAAGAAAGTCGAAGCTCTAACTCATCGCAATAGTTCTTCTCTTTCACTCGTTAAAGTTCGAAACAACAGCCTGAGATGGAAGGTGTCTATGTTACAGAGGAACAAAAGGAGCTTGATCAGGGCAGGTATGGAAGAAACTAGGCCAACTAGGGAAAGAAATGAAAGTCACAAATTCGGGTTTGGTCCAAAAAATTTGATGATCGGGTACAAAGATCTGCACGGCACAGACAATgaaagctcgagctcgattcaAACTCCAAGCAGTACGGTCGAAACAAAGGTAAACCCTTGCAATAGTAGCTTCTCGAGCACATTGGGTCAGTCCCTAGATGGTGAGTATTGGTCCAGTAGTATGGAAGAAAACAAGTGGGATTCAATGTTTACAGACTTGAAACCTACCTGA